In Haliotis asinina isolate JCU_RB_2024 chromosome 16, JCU_Hal_asi_v2, whole genome shotgun sequence, the following are encoded in one genomic region:
- the LOC137268279 gene encoding ependymin-related protein 2-like: MILQVVLLLACLSGAIASTGVCCPPSRFNAFQYVTIVNSTTRIRGLYYMVYDGPNERYLLTGDRLKNLYGTTKVIYDYKKGIAYNIDVQKRSCTTFPLHGKFEDQESVCVPRDAVYTSRSAYGFDQGALPSWSYEYNRTHPDGRNQNIVTTVTKGDCIPIITTTISTDAAGGNSLHILGYNDFYPGIRDISMLEIPSYCRA, from the exons ATGATCCTGCAAGTAGTACTACTTCTCGCTTGTCTGTCTGGTGCCATTGCCAGCACCGGTGTCTGTTGTCCTCCATCCCGTTTCAACGCATTCCAGTACGTCACCATTGTCAACTCTACCACAAGAATACGT GGCTTGTATTACATGGTCTATGACGGTCCCAACGAACGATACCTCCTCACCGGCGACCGCCTTAAGAATTTATACGGCACCACCAAAGTAATCTACGACTACAAGAAG gGAATTGCATACAATATAGACGTGCAGAAACGCTCTTGTACAACATTCCCCCTTCATGGAAAATTCGAGGATCAGGAGAGCGTTTGTGTTCCAC GCGACGCTGTGTACACCAGTCGTTCAGCATATGGCTTCGATCAAGGCGCGCTCCCTTCATGGTCATACGAGTACAACAGGACCCACCCCGACGGGAGGAACCAGAATATCGTGACAACTGTGACGAAGGGAGACTGCATACCAATAATCACCACAACGATCTCAACAGACGCAGCAG GAGGAAACTCTCTTCACATACTCGGATACAACGACTTCTATCCAGGCATCCGAGATATCAGCATGTTGGAAATTCCATCATACTGCCGTGCCTGA
- the LOC137268353 gene encoding ependymin-related protein 2: MILQVVLLLACLSGAIVSTGACCPPSRFNAFQYVTIVNSTTRTRGLYYMVYDGPNERYLLTGDRLKNLYGTTKVIYDYKKGIAYNIDVQKRSCTTFPLHGKFEDQENVCVPRDAVYTGRSAYGFDQGALHSWSYEYNRTHPDGRHQNIETTVTKENCIPIVTTTISTDAAGGNSLHILGYNDFYPGIRDISMLEIPSYCRA; encoded by the exons ATGATCCTGCAAGTAGTACTACTCCTCGCTTGCCTGTCTGGTGCCATTGTCAGCACCGGTGCCTGTTGTCCTCCATCCCGTTTCAACGCATTCCAGTACGTCACTATTGTCAACTCTACCACAAGAACACGT GGCTTGTACTACATGGTCTACGACGGTCCCAACGAACGCTACCTCCTCACCGGCGACCGCCTTAAGAATTTATACGGCACAACCAAAGTAATCTACGACTACAAGAAG gGAATTGCTTACAATATCGACGTGCAGAAACGCTCTTGTACAACATTCCCCCTTCATGGAAAATTCGAGGATCAGGAGAACGTTTGTGTTCCAC GCGACGCTGTGTACACCGGCCGCTCAGCCTACGGCTTCGATCAAGGCGCACTGCATTCATGGTCATATGAATATAACAGGACCCACCCCGACGGGAGGCACCAGAATATCGAGACAACTGTGACAAAGGAAAACTGCATACCAATAGTCACCACAACGATCTCAACAGACGCAGCAG GAGGAAACTCTCTTCACATACTCGGATACAACGACTTCTATCCAGGCATCCGAGATATCAGCATGTTGGAAATTCCGTCATACTGCCGTGCCTGA